A genomic segment from Nicotiana tabacum cultivar K326 chromosome 7, ASM71507v2, whole genome shotgun sequence encodes:
- the LOC107778029 gene encoding uncharacterized protein LOC107778029, which produces MMDDDMGMDLDLNQQPSDPPSGSPLGLVSLLNDLETAHTRIEERIRHLEAVTARALQRHRRRQARTTIDTSGNVDSEMQVQNSDSVLDVAERTVERGCKRDSSHLVAKALEMDLVVNKVDDDGGSFFDCNICLDMAKEPILTCCGHLYCWPCFYQLPYVDSTTKECPVCKGEVADGNVTPVYGNGDGESITELESGLKIPPRPKARRVESVRQQRVTRGLSHIPVAEALRRIRTSIGLGHQAQRQDAGGVNLNFVRSSHVLQTADTLSSRRLRSRLISRVLSEGAASLSSELDNAQRMFEDLAASLTDRLLQRSNGDAVHGATDDGDSFRRDAAFIQSDIRTLDAVAGTSSATSIPSSSQANEVSDTVVQLENLTTDTRNLPVGRSSLASRRRSILSRLSDVDSALFREPRRRRLN; this is translated from the coding sequence ATGATGGATGATGATATGGGGATGGATCTGGATTTGAACCAACAACCTTCGGACCCACCTTCGGGTTCACCTTTAGGATTAGTGTCTTTGTTAAATGATTTAGAAACTGCTCACACTAGGATTGAGGAGAGAATTAGGCATCTTGAGGCTGTCACTGCTAGAGCTTTGCAGCGCCATAGGCGGCGTCAGGCTCGCACTACCATTGATACTTCTGGTAATGTGGATAGTGAGATGCAAGTTCAGAACAGCGACAGTGTTTTAGATGTGGCGGAAAGGACTGTGGAGCGGGGATGCAAAAGGGATAGTTCCCATTTGGTAGCAAAGGCATTAGAGATGGATTTAGTGGTTAATAAGGTAGATGATGATGGTGGAAGTTTTTTTGACTGTAATATATGCTTGGATATGGCGAAAGAACCTATCTTGACTTGTTGCGGCCACCTATATTGCTGGCCGTGCTTTTATCAGTTACCTTATGTTGATTCAACTACAAAGGAATGCCCTGTATGCAAAGGAGAGGTTGCAGATGGAAATGTTACTCCAGTTTATGGTAATGGAGATGGTGAAAGCATCACGGAACTGGAGTCTGGTTTGAAAATACCGCCAAGGCCGAAGGCACGTCGAGTAGAGAGTGTTAGACAGCAGCGTGTGACTCGAGGTTTGTCTCACATCCCGGTTGCAGAAGCACTAAGAAGAATTAGAACTAGTATTGGATTGGGGCATCAAGCGCAGCGACAGGATGCTGGTGGAGTTAATTTGAATTTTGTGAGAAGCTCTCATGTGTTGCAAACTGCTGATACCTTAAGCAGCCGGAGACTACGTTCCCGTCTTATCTCGAGGGTGTTGTCAGAAGGCGCTGCTTCTCTTTCATCAGAGTTAGATAATGCACAACGGATGTTTGAAGACCTTGCAGCATCACTCACTGATCGGCTTCTCCAAAGAAGTAATGGAGATGCCGTTCATGGAGCGACAGATGATGGTGATTCTTTCAGAAGAGATGCTGCTTTCATACAGTCAGATATTCGGACTCTGGATGCAGTAGCAGGGACAAGTTCCGCTACATCCATTCCCTCCTCTTCTCAAGCAAATGAAGTCTCTGACACTGTTGTTCAGCTGGAAAACCTTACAACTGATACTCGCAATCTGCCTGTGGGTCGATCTTCCTTGGCTTCCAGGAGAAGAAGCATTTTGTCGAGGCTTTCTGATGTAGATAGCGCACTTTTCCGCGAACCTAGAAGGAGAAGATTGAATTGA